Proteins from a single region of Platichthys flesus chromosome 16, fPlaFle2.1, whole genome shotgun sequence:
- the LOC133970918 gene encoding growth hormone secretagogue receptor type 1-like: protein MDLMEEGNVSCGVKNCSTPGFLRNCSNQDCQEEETMAAWIFLVCGTVIIISLIIFGLVGNTLTLLVVWLRPNMRSSSHLYLSSMAVSDLLILLLLALDLLKFWTECKLGVIVCKLSRFLSHCCIFCTILHITFLSLERYLVVCWPITSKTLVTRRRTWALIGCLWLGAAVSAAPFLVMMEVKIEKEVDDMKREVEKEVCRVSESSFSSGLMLAMIILQNLYVLVALCILGLVFILIGRTLRLRPQRSRKDKSHQHAVKMLGVIFLAFILCWLPYIVALTMIYDSLTAV from the exons ATGGATCTAATGGAGGAGGGAAACGTGAGCTGTGGAGTTAAAAACTGTAGCACGCCAGGCTTCCTGAGAAACTGCTCCAACCAAGACTgccaggaggaggaaacaatggCGGCATGGATCTTCCTTG tgTGTGGAACAGTGATTATCATTTCACTGATAATCTTCGGCCTTGTTGGAAATACACTGACTCTTCTGGTGGTTTGGCTCCGCCCAAACATGAGAAGCTCCTCCCACCTCTACCTGAGCAGCATGGCTGTTAGTGACCTGCTGATCCTCCTGCTGCTTGCTCTGGATCTATTGAAG TTCTGGACAGAATGTAAGTTAGGAGTCATCGTCTGTAAGCTGAGCAGGTTCCTGTCACACTGCTGCATCTTCTGCACCATCCTCCATATCACCTTTCTCTCACTGGAGAGGTACCTGGTTGTCTGCTGGCCAATCACCTCAAAGACGCTGGTGACACGTCGCAGAACctgggctctgattggctgcctctGGCTGGGAGCGGCTGTCAGTGCAGCACCATTTTTGGTCATGATGGAAgtgaagatagagaaggaagtgGATGATATGAAGAGAGAGGTTGAAAAGGAAGTGTGCAGAGTATCAGAATCCTCATTCTCCTCTGGCCTCATGTTGGCCATGATAATTCTCCAAAACCTTTACGTCCTGGTAGCCTTGTGCATCCTGGGACTGGTCTTCATCCTGATTGGACGGACTCTGAGGCTCCGACCACAAAGAAGCCGTAAAGACAAGAGTCACCAACATGCAGTCAAGATGCTGG GAGTGATCTTCTTGGCCTTCATCCTGTGCTGGCTGCCCTACATCGTCGCTCTGACCATGATCTATGATTCTTTGACAGCTG TCTGA
- the LOC133970919 gene encoding growth hormone secretagogue receptor type 1-like: MDLMEEGNVSCGVKNCSTPGFLRNCSNQDCQDEEKRAELIELVCVTVIIISLIIFGLVGNTLTVLVVWLRPNMRSSSHLYLSSMAVSDLLILLLLPLDLIEFWTSWKLGVFICKLRTFLIECCTFCTILHITFLSLERYLVVCWPITSKTLVTRRRTRALIGCLWLGAAVSAAPYLVMMEVKIEKEVDDMKREVEKEGCRVSQSSYSSGLVLAMIILYYLYVLVPMCILGLVYALIERTLRLRPQRSRNDKSHRHTIKMLGVIFLAFVLCWLPYIVALTMIYDSQRTGAESRGTNTDTNTHSDMNTPPESTGNMASVTEPVSLSDWDLKTQAHTKRDDALWKKTNNEIDTHSDADAHLVDQQPETLTDPGAGSDDTSAHNVVSLDIRAGESSHNVGTCTEIDKHSEIHNTSHNKQNPAFCIKSQKATKYFYLVAWILSRLSAAINPLVYNLMSAS, from the exons ATGGATCTAATGGAGGAGGGAAACGTGAGCTGTGGAGTTAAAAACTGTAGCACGCCAGGCTTCCTGAGAAACTGCTCCAACCAAGACTGCCAGGACGAGGAAAAAAGGGCTGAACTTATTGAGTTAG tgtgtgtgacagtgattATCATTTCACTGATAATCTTCGGCCTTGTtggaaacacactgactgtTCTGGTGGTTTGGCTCCGCCCCAACATGAGAAGCTCCTCCCACCTCTACCTGAGCAGCATGGCTGTTAGTGACCTGctgatcctcctgctgctgcctctcgaTCTAATTGAG TTCTGGACAAGCTGGAAGTTAGGAGTCTTCATCTGTAAGTTGAGAACATTCCTGATAGAGTGCTGCACCTTCTGCACCATCCTCCACATCACCTTTCTCTCCCTGGAGAGGTACCTGGTTGTCTGCTGGCCAATCACCTCAAAGACGCTGGTGACACGTCGCAGAACcagggctctgattggctgcctctGGCTGGGAGCGGCTGTCAGTGCAGCACCATATTTGGTCATGATGGAAgtgaagatagagaaggaagtgGATGATATGAAGAGAGAGGTTGAAAAGGAAGGGTGCAGAGTATCACAATCCTCATACTCCTCTGGTCTCGTGTTGGCCATGATAATTCTCTATTACCTGTATGTCCTGGTACCCATGTGCATCCTGGGACTGGTCTATGCCCTGATTGAACGGACTCTGAGGCTCCGTCCACAAAGAAGCCGTAACGACAAGAGTCACCGACACACAATCAAGATGCTGG GAGTGATCTTCTTGGCCTTTGTCCTGTGCTGGCTGCCCTACATCGTCGCTCTGACCATGATCTATGATTCTCAGAGAACTGGTGCTGAAAGTCGGGGAACCAacaccgacacaaacacacactcggacATGAACACTCCTCCTGAAAGCACAGGCAACATGGCCTCTGTTACCGAACCTGTTAGCCTCTCAGACTGGGACCTGAAGACACAAGCTCACACAAAGAGAGATGATgcactctggaaaaaaacaaacaacgagatcgacacacacagtgatgcagaCGCACACTTGGTGGACCAACAACCTGAAACGCTCACTGACCCGGGCGCAGGTTCTGACGATACGAGCGCACATAATGTTGTATCACTCGACATCAGAGCTGGAGAAAGCTCACACAACGTGGGTACTTGCACTGAAATAGACAAACACTCAGAGATACACAATACTTCACATAACAAGCAAAACCCAGCCTTTTGCATAAAGTCACAAAAGGCAACAAAGTATTTTTACCTGGTCGCCTGGATCCTCTCCCGTCTCAGTGCTGCAATCAACCCTCTGGTGTACAACCTGATGTCCGCCAG CTAA